Genomic window (Paenibacillus sp. 37):
ATCGCATTTCTGATCGAAGACGCGGCAACCCGAGCAGAAGCAGCACAGTATTTGTCCATCGTAGCTCTTTCCTATATTGGCATGGGTCCCATGATGACAACGTTGCTAACGATGGAACAGAGCGGGCGCGGATATCAGGCCATACTCCTGAATGCGGTGTATTTTCTGATTATTATCGTCCTTGGCTGGGGATTGACTCGGGCCTTCAATGAGGTTACTTACTTCTATGCGGTGATTGCTGGCATGAATGTGGTCGGCATGTCGTCGTTCTTCCTGCCTTTCATGCGAATGCTGAAGCGGGAATATGTGGAGTCGTCTGCGGATAAGGACATCAGTACAGAAGGTGAAGCGACGTTGCCGAATAAGAGCTATTCCACACAGACTTGACTCTAACTACGTACAGGAGGTTTTTGCATGACAACATCAGAACCTGCTTATCTGGTACGTCGCATTGCAGATGCGTGGATCGCTGCGGATGAAACGTTCAGCCAGTTTTATGAGCTGGAACCTGCGAAAGAGCTGGAGCCACAACGCCCCCCGGATTTGCCGGGGGTGGAACCTGCGGAAGCGCCTTTTTTTTTGTATGAGCCTCTTATCGGTCATGGGGCTCCTCAACTGGGGATCTTGGGTATCCCTCATTCTGGTGGGACAAGCATGTTAAACTCCTCCGTTGCCGGACTTGCGCATGCGTTACGCGTAGAATCGTGGAAAAAGGTCATCTATCCATCGTTACAAGAGTCCGGGAATTCGAGCTTGTACGATATTGGAAGTGGGAGACGATTGCTTGAGAGCGTAGCCATGCAGGATTGGGGTACTTGTCTTATGAATGAAGCGGAGGCGGATACAGCTGTTCCTTATCAAAAGGGGCTTGCGGCGGCACTGGATCATGCGCTGGATCAACAGGCACTATTGTGTTGTATTGGCGGAGACCATTCCATTACGCATGCCGTGCTTCAGATGATGGCAAAGGCCCCGGGCAGTCGAAGAGTGCTGGTCCAGTTCGATGCCCATCATGATTGCGGTATCGATGCCATCCATCAGGAGCAACCCAGTCACTCCAATTTTGTGAGACATTTGCTAGAGCAGGATACGGTTGCTGCTGTTGTACAGATTGGCCTGCGTGGTCTTCGCTCAGCAGATCAGATGTACAGCCATCCTGGCTTGATTCAAATATCGGCAGAGCATATGACACCCGAGAGGGTGAGCCATGTTCTGAAC
Coding sequences:
- a CDS encoding arginase family protein; this translates as MTTSEPAYLVRRIADAWIAADETFSQFYELEPAKELEPQRPPDLPGVEPAEAPFFLYEPLIGHGAPQLGILGIPHSGGTSMLNSSVAGLAHALRVESWKKVIYPSLQESGNSSLYDIGSGRRLLESVAMQDWGTCLMNEAEADTAVPYQKGLAAALDHALDQQALLCCIGGDHSITHAVLQMMAKAPGSRRVLVQFDAHHDCGIDAIHQEQPSHSNFVRHLLEQDTVAAVVQIGLRGLRSADQMYSHPGLIQISAEHMTPERVSHVLNEVRQKYDVDSAYLTFDLDSLDPGSFPFVDFPIAAGPTWQNIRDCVIAALEVPLSYEGMDMVEGQGVQSDRHIPGQYELALRMLVYMMDGIDRNRRRFELSSRTSAAREGMLSGTGVSMNQDIQEV